The following are encoded together in the Corticium candelabrum chromosome 1, ooCorCand1.1, whole genome shotgun sequence genome:
- the LOC134177561 gene encoding uncharacterized protein LOC134177561 yields the protein MRKVFALPTRRGELGIIDPLSLHREFAYSLKVTEPLTKLILQQQNQMTEEVSQQQSVLKASVKRQKNLVINVTDEEISANLNTNLKRAVDLAKEEGGSVWLTALPIEEHSFLLTKSEFHDALCLRYGW from the coding sequence ATGAGAAAAGTATTTGCTCTTCCAACTCGACGAGGTGAACTTGGAATCATTGATCCTTTGTCCCTACACAGAGAGTTTGCTTACTCCTTGAAAGTTACAGAGCCTCTTACCAAGCTCATTCTTCAGCAGCAAAATCAAATGACTGAGGAGgtttcacaacaacaaagcgTATTGAAAGCCTCAGTCAAACGTCAGAAAAACCTTGTCATCAATGTCACTGATGAGGAAATTTCTGCCAACCTCAATACAAATCTCAAACGTGCTGTTGATTTAGCCAAAGAGGAAGGTGGTTCTGTGTGGCTGACAGCTCTACCTATAGAAGAGCATAGTTTTCTTCTGACAAAATCTGAGTTTCACGACGCACTATGTCTACGCTATGGCTGGTGA
- the LOC134177482 gene encoding two pore calcium channel protein 1-like: protein MAASNLESSYVEEGSFATNLNESKEATNVYQEAAVYLEEGIDNDKFDTHPKTQEQYKAFRRCHNHVYYITEVLTPFCLMLLALVEEPAAIMGLPFGIYGIFEVLFMGVLITLMVIRGKWLGWKKLFRQRRTIVKTVLIIGLLIDAFVEMGTSAHHYRYLRALRPLLLFDAYYLAGLRRITRDIFYSLIPILDMLILVMFFLLIFSLFGFLLFSNIEGDQYFQTFKSSFVQMFVLLTTSNHPDVMTVEYDVKPWSALFFDIFLLIGLYLLLNLFLAVVYSTFGDHEKNKFMKLYLHKRAALMKAFNLIVKEKNGVMKYNQFKELMKYFKPRMNHVEIVCCCKVLDQDGTGSIQLSQFLDLFLFCDMRWVHMKKGREHGRWYDMPRCPVVLSKCGKVVGRVVEHKYFHFLVGFVLLLNLAALIFEASYTTDPTGQSARFDSVDDLFLALYCLELVLKMFGLGPQGYFRDVWNWFDMVIVIVSLVGQIADDNLTSFVFLRPLRLIRLFALRKRYRDVLFTLWVVMPRMSHMLMLLANIYYFFAIIGMEVFANRITKGIFNNETDSYLTTYYNGEKTGRYHDINFNNILRSYQTLFVLTVVNNWFIIMDAYALVCGELARAYFMIFYLVILVIVTIVVSFVLDAFLSIDSEQKQADESQKSVTSKKYNVTLNTEDLLRSPSSNPEDNLFTYVGKRRRTKDDLSLTLYKDDIPRWIEDYEAVIKSSGTVSISMSQMKRLSTAIKGEEERVGKNPDPDT from the exons GAAGCAGCTGTTTATTTGGAAGAGGGTATCGACAATGACAAGTTTGACACTCATCCTAAGACTCAGGAACAGTACAAAGCCTTTCGACGCTGTCATAACCATGTCTACTATATCACAGAAGTTCTAACTCCTTTCTGCCTGATGCTGTTGGCGTTAGTTGAAGAACCGGCTGCAATTATGGGTTTACCTTTTGGG ATTTATGGTATTTTTGAAGTTCTGTTTATGGGTGTGCTGATTACACTGATGGTTATTCGTGGCAAATGGCTTGGATGGAAAAAATTGTTTCGTCAGAGACGAACAATTGTGAAG aCTGTTCTGATCATTGGTTTGTTGATTGATGCATTTGTTGAAATGGGAACTTCTGCCCATCACTACAGATATTTGCGAGCTCTTCGGCCacttcttttgtttgatgctTACTACTTGGCAGGATTGAGACG AATTACACGTGACATCTTTTACTCTCTGATCCCTATTTTGGACATGCTCATACTAGTGATGTTTTTTCTCTTAATTTTCTCTCTCTTTG GTTTTTTGCTTTTCTCCAACATAGAAGGCGACCAG TACTTTCAAACATTCAAGAGCAGTTTTGTGCAGATGTTTGTGCTGCTGACAACATCAAA TCATCCAGATGTTATGACTGTGGAGTATGACGTTAAGCCATGGTCAGCACTTTTCTTTGACATATTTCTTCTCATTGGTTTATACCTCTTGCTAAATCTG TTCCTTGCTGTTGTCTACAGCACATTTGGTGACCATGAGAAGAACAAGTTCATGAAACTATATCTCCACAAACG AGCCGCACTAATGAAAGCTTTCAACCTAATCGTCAAAGAGAAAAATGGG GTCATGAAGTATAACCAGTTTAAAGAACTGATGAAATACTTCAAACCGAGAATGA ACCATGTTGAAATTGTATGTTGTTGTAAAGTCCTTGATCAGGATGGCACTGGGAGTATACA ACTCAGCcagtttttggacttgtttcttTTCTGTGACATGCGCTGGGTGCATATGAAAAAAGGTCGAGAGCACGGTCGATGGTACGATATGCCAAGATGCCCTGTTGTGTTATCGAAGTGTGGCAAAG tGGTTGGCCGAGTTGTTGAGCATAAATactttcattttcttgttGGATTTGTGCTTTTACTGAACTTGGCAGCTTTGATATTTGAAGCAAGTTATACAACTG ATCCCACTGGTCAGTCAGCAAGATTTGATTCTGTGGACGATCTATTTCTGGCCT TATATTGTCTGGAATTAGTCCTGAAAATGTTTGGACTTGGGCCACAAGGGTACTTCAGAGATGTCTGGAACTG GTTTGACATGGTTATCGTAATTGTGAGTCTTGTTGGCCAAATTGCAGATGACAACCTTACAAGCTTTGTGTTTCTACGACCTTTGAGGCTGATCAG ATTGTTTGCTTTGCGAAAGCGATATCGTGATGTACTATTTACTCTGTGGGTTGTTATGCCAAGAATGTCACA TATGCTAATGTTGCTGGCAAACATATACTATTTCTTTGCTATCATTGGCATGGAAGTATTTGCCAACAGAATTACAAAAGGCATCTTTAACAA CGAGACAGACTCCTACCTAACTACCTACTACAATGGCGAGAAGACTGGGCGGTATCATGATATTAATTTCAACAACATACTGAGATCATACC AGACGCTGTTTGTTCTCACTGTGGTCAACAATTGGTTTATTATCATG GATGCTTATGCACTTGTCTGTGGTGAACTTGCTCGAGCATACTTCATGATTTTTTACCTTGTTATTCTT GTTATTGTGACTATTGTTGTTTCATTTGTTCTGGATGCCTTTCTGTCTATTGACAGTGAACAAAAACAGGCAGATG AGTCTCAGAAGAGTGTGACTTCAAAGAAATACAATGTGACACTTAACACTGAAGATTTACTGCGTTCTCCTTCATCAAATCCAGAAGAC AACCTGTTTACGTATGTTGGTAAGAGACGCAGGACAAAGGATGATTTGAGTTTGACACTGTATAAAGATGATATCCCG AGATGGATTGAGGACTATGAAGCAGTAATAAAAAGTTCTGGAACTGTGTCTATAAGTATGTCACAAATGAAGCGCCTGTCAACTGCTATTAAAGGTGAAGAGGAGAGAGTGGGAAAAAACCCAGACCCAGACACTTGA